The sequence below is a genomic window from Phycodurus eques isolate BA_2022a chromosome 6, UOR_Pequ_1.1, whole genome shotgun sequence.
TATTGGGGGGAAAGACAAAATGTTGCCAGAATATTAAAAGCCAAAAATTCAAACTTTGAAAgaagattacaaaaataatgtttttacgACATCAAGCTATTGTGTTCAGTCATTCCAATCTACAAACGTATACTATTACtcaagggaagaaaaaaaatattaaacatttttataaaaattatatatatatatatatatatatatgcatctTTTGTCCTTGTAATTTCGTAACTGTTTTTCTCTTGAGTGTTCCACTGTCTTTGCTGCTTCGGTTTTTCTTCGTTTAGCCACATTACAATAAGCAGTtctaattattattgtaaatataaacacGTCCGAATGTTTTGCAGAGATGCTCTAGCCCATTTAGTAGTTCATCAGCAGACAGAAAAAGCATGTACTTACAAAAGTGTTGACTTGATTGTGTTTCTGCGTCTTTCGGTCAGTTGAGGCCTCGAGTGTCTCGTTCCAAGTGACTTCGCGTCTTTATAGGCCTCGCGACAGCCACCAGAAGACGTTCGCTGATCATTCCTTCCGCCTTGCTCACCTctgtacttttctttttaaggTCATTGCATCATTTTGGCGTGGCCCGTTTGCAAAGAAAACAGCCGCGGACAAAGACGTCACTGTTCATCGCACACCGCTGACAATCCCGTCATCGCCGTCTCAGCGCGCTTGTCCGCAGAAGAAGGCATCCGTGGAATGAGCACAAAGGTGGGAACCGCTTTGTCTGCACCTGTCATCCGTTATCCCATTCAATCGTTTGCACCTACGTCACTGCGTTCACTGTCCACAAGTCAGCGAAACTCGTGCATGAGTTTTTCTCCCTCCATAACAACAGTTGTATAAGATGCCACTTTTTGGATCATCAACGATACTATAAggttttctaaaacaaaaaaccacaATGAGAGCAGtatgtttcgttttttttttttttttgtaattgcctcaaaatacagtattgaaATGAAacgaacaagatgtgctttaatttgagggtttGTATATCCAAACCCGGTGAAATGTGTAGGAAATGCAGCAGTTTGTATATATGCCTTCCACTTTTTAGGGGACCAAAAGTAATTGGACAAATGAACAATCATAAAtcaaactttcactttttgatacttggttgcaaatcctttgcagtcAATTACAGCCTGAAGTCTGGAACGTGTAGACATCACCAAACGCTGGATTTCATCCCTGGTGTTGTTCTGCCAACCATCGACCACAACTGTCTTCAGTTCCTGAATTTTCCATTCAGTTTTGTCTTGAGCAAGTGAAATGGTATTGGTATTGGTATTGCTAAATTGAAGTCAGTGTATTTATAACGTGCTGTGGCAAAGGGAAAAAGATGAACAGgaaatactttatttaaaacaaagtcaTGCAAAGAGAACCCAAAACCCCAGCCTGAGACCAAACTTGAGGGACCTGTACAGCAACAACTCCATTATTtgtgcagaacatttgaaaggTTTTGATTCGCACGGTTAATAAGAAAGCTTTTAAGCTCTTGTGTACATAAATCAACTGTAGAGAAACAGCACGAACGCCAAGAAGTCTTCAGGtcaaatgttcttgtttttctttgctcGCTTGGTTTTGTTGTTCTGGTTCTGGTTGTTGTTCTTGGACTTTTCCAGCAGAGCGAGCGTGTCGCGCTTTTCAATCTGCCTCAGCTGcttcttcttcatcctcttgATCTTCGCCGGGTTTCGGATCTGACGacggaagcaaaaaaaaaaaaaaggtacaccATCTCGCTGCTGTATAAGTGCACTTCATAAAAGTGAGAGGTGTCCCAAATATTTTGGCCACCTTAACTACTCTTGAGGTGCCGAAATATTAGGAACAAGCTTTCGCTATGACGTGGttcagttctacaccactgtagactacaactgcaataataacaatattgttAAACAGGCTTGGGGAGTAACGGAATACATCTAACGGTGTTATAGGAAAActaatttgtttgaaaatgcatCGACGATTTACTGTTTTTGTCCGTAACAATCAATAAAAGGCGTCCTCGGTTTTCGACGACGCTGACATTCGAGCTTTGCCAACGGTCCGCAATGAACTAGTTATAAGACTGAACAAGAGGTCCAGCTCGGTTTGGTTTTACATATATGCTCCAGAAGTGTTgaacataaaaatattgtaataatgACTTTCCAACTGCGTTattgtaggttagtgatagactactgCGTGTTCCGTCCGACCTGtgtacaaattcgggttactTTCACTACGTAGGAACGAAACTCCATCTTAAACTAAGGACCCCCACTCCCCCCCAATATCGTCATTACGACGATTGGCACGAGGGACGCACGACTACGTACCACTTGCACGACCTCCGCCTTGCGTTCGTTCTCCGCTCGTCGCTTCAAGTTCTCCTCTCGCCGTTTCCGCTTGTCCTGCGAAGGCGTCGGGGCATAGGGGAGTGAGTGAGAATGGAGCGtaattgttgttgctgctgctgctgagttATACCTCTTTCACTTTGGCTTTCTGCTCTTTCAGCTGCAACATGTAGTTCTGCACCAGCTGCTTCTCTCGCTTGGCCTGCATCTTCTTCTCCCAGGAGGTACACAGCGACGAGTCTCGTACCAGCGCGGAGAACCTACACAAACACGCGGAAGCAAACACGACAGCAGTAGCAGGTTAGTCCACAACACAAAAAAGCCTTTGTCAGCTTCTAAAAGTCATCAAATAACTCAAATAGTATCTTGgggtttatttactcaacttgAGCGAGTGCCTGGAATTCATTTACTGAACTCCAGAGATTACCAGGTGcttatttactcaactgtagTGAGTACAAGGGGGGAATTAATCATTCTAATGTTCATTCCattgattaatctgatttaattttcattattgACCAAAAGTGACGGAAAGGAAAATGTGCACGTGAGGTAAAGGTGTTattgttgtccacttggggtgGCCATCCTCAAGTTCCACACTGTATTTTCGACTTTGAATGCGTGTGGCTTTGGAAAGGCcgggcctggtgagtgacgtgggtgtcagcgaatgagaAAGCAGTGGAGGCCAACCGTTTACCAGGTCGAAGTGTCGAAAGCCTAGGCGTCAGTTGAGTCGCAGGCCTTTTTGTGCTCAACTGTGGAACACCGGGCGTTTGTTTGCTCAACTGCAGCCATTGAGTTCCTATACTCAACTGCAAAGTACCAATCATTGACTCTCTCAACTGCAGAGTAGCAGGCCTTGAGTTGAAGGAGGCGTCTAcaactgaaattattttgtaaacgtcaatgtttttcttgtcattaagtattattatacattatgaCGTCACCTCTGTTTGTTGCGGTCCTTCCACACTCTGCCTGACTTTGGCTTCCCGAGAGGAATAACCACCGTCGCTTTCACACTCGACCCCAGACGAGGCTTCTTCTTGGGGGATTGCGACTCCGTCTCCGGTGTCGTTGGGGCTTTTTCTACCGGGGCGGCCTTGGACACCTGGCCGGCTATGTCCACCTCTGCTGCGGCGTCTGTGCGAGGCTCCACCGGCTCCGGCTCGAGACACAGTGCAGGCTTCTCCTCCACGGTCTCCGGTTCGATACATACTGCGGGCTTCTCCTCCACAGTCTCCGGTAGGACACATACTGCGGGCTTCTCCTCGACCGGCTCCGGTAGGACACATACTGCGGGCTTCTCCTCGACCGGCTCCGGTTCGACACATACTGTTGGCTTCTCCTCGACCGGCTCCGGCGCCTGTTCCATCGGGTCTTTCTGCTCCGGTATGACGAACCTCCTGGTCCTCCTGCCGGAAGTCACCGGGGTTCTCTGGAGTCCGGATGGGCGACGCACCACGCGGCCGCTGCGGGTCCGCATGGTCATGAGCGCTGGGTGTTGATCTTCGTCCGCTACGCGTGCCGCTTGTGTATCGCCGCTGTCCGACATGTCTGTTTTCCAACGCTCTCCCCACGTGTAAGCTGGCTCGGTAGCTGTTACGTACTTCcgtttttttgtaaacaacGTCTTTTCATTACTGCCATCTTTCGGTAGGAGGGTGAACTGTATAAAACCGCCCAGAAAACGTTTGTTTTATGc
It includes:
- the ccdc86 gene encoding coiled-coil domain-containing protein 86 encodes the protein MSDSGDTQAARVADEDQHPALMTMRTRSGRVVRRPSGLQRTPVTSGRRTRRFVIPEQKDPMEQAPEPVEEKPTVCVEPEPVEEKPAVCVLPEPVEEKPAVCVLPETVEEKPAVCIEPETVEEKPALCLEPEPVEPRTDAAAEVDIAGQVSKAAPVEKAPTTPETESQSPKKKPRLGSSVKATVVIPLGKPKSGRVWKDRNKQRFSALVRDSSLCTSWEKKMQAKREKQLVQNYMLQLKEQKAKVKEDKRKRREENLKRRAENERKAEVVQVIRNPAKIKRMKKKQLRQIEKRDTLALLEKSKNNNQNQNNKTKRAKKNKNI